The following proteins are co-located in the Acidimicrobiales bacterium genome:
- a CDS encoding acyl-CoA dehydrogenase family protein, with translation MDFSLELNEDQIQLQKWVHDFAEDVVRPNAEEWDEREEFPYPIVEQAQAIGLYGWEFMAEGMMNDPTGLTLPVAIEELFWGDAGIGMAIMGTGLAAAGIAASGTPEQVMEWVPQCYGTPGDLKLGAFAASEPDAGSDVGGYRTHAVYDKKTDEWVLNGTKAWITNGGIADVHVVVAVVAPEFGSKGHASFIVPPGTKGLSMGQKYKKHGIRASHTAEVVLDDVRVPGSCLLGGKEKLDERLARVREGKSGNAQAAMQTFEATRPAVGAQALGVARAAYEYALEYAKERHAFGRPIIMNQSIAFMLADMATEIDASRMLIWRAAWLGKQRKFKNAEGSMAKLKAGRTATWVTERAIQILGGYGYTREYPVERWHRDAKIHDIFEGTEQIQQLVISRAISGLRIE, from the coding sequence ATGGACTTCTCGCTCGAGTTGAACGAAGACCAGATCCAGCTCCAGAAGTGGGTTCACGATTTCGCCGAAGACGTCGTGCGCCCCAACGCCGAGGAATGGGACGAACGCGAAGAGTTCCCCTACCCAATCGTCGAGCAGGCCCAGGCAATCGGCTTGTACGGCTGGGAGTTCATGGCCGAGGGCATGATGAACGACCCAACGGGCCTCACTCTTCCCGTTGCCATCGAAGAGCTGTTCTGGGGCGATGCCGGCATCGGCATGGCCATCATGGGCACCGGTCTGGCCGCGGCGGGTATCGCCGCCTCGGGCACGCCCGAGCAGGTCATGGAGTGGGTGCCCCAGTGCTATGGCACCCCTGGCGATCTCAAGCTCGGCGCCTTCGCCGCATCCGAGCCCGATGCCGGGTCTGACGTCGGTGGCTATCGCACCCACGCCGTCTACGACAAAAAGACCGACGAATGGGTGCTGAACGGCACCAAGGCGTGGATCACCAACGGCGGTATCGCCGATGTTCACGTGGTGGTGGCCGTTGTGGCTCCCGAGTTCGGATCGAAGGGTCACGCCTCGTTCATCGTTCCCCCCGGCACCAAGGGTCTGTCGATGGGGCAGAAGTACAAGAAGCACGGCATCCGTGCGTCGCACACAGCCGAGGTCGTCCTCGACGACGTTCGTGTTCCCGGCAGCTGCCTGCTCGGTGGCAAGGAAAAGCTCGACGAGCGCCTGGCCCGTGTCCGCGAGGGCAAGTCCGGCAATGCCCAGGCCGCCATGCAGACCTTCGAGGCGACCCGGCCCGCAGTGGGTGCCCAAGCCCTGGGTGTCGCACGAGCCGCGTATGAATACGCGCTCGAGTACGCCAAGGAGCGCCACGCGTTCGGTCGGCCGATCATCATGAACCAGTCGATCGCCTTCATGCTCGCCGACATGGCCACCGAGATCGACGCCAGCCGCATGCTGATCTGGCGTGCCGCCTGGCTCGGCAAGCAGCGCAAGTTCAAGAACGCCGAAGGCTCGATGGCCAAGCTGAAGGCCGGCCGCACCGCTACTTGGGTCACCGAGCGCGCCATCCAGATCCTCGGCGGCTACGGCTACACCCGCGAGTACCCAGTCGAGCGCTGGCACCGTGACGCCAAGATCCACGACATCTTCGAAGGCACCGAGCAGATCCAGCAGCTGGTGATCAGCAGGGCGATCTCCGGTCTGCGCATCGAGTAG
- a CDS encoding GGDEF domain-containing protein: protein MGLLSSGDESRGSADRTLAVERRDASLVRRARGVAAIAIALLLVTAQLPDDPAPIVDPAVVAVLVGLGLMLVNVLDPARRDGVPMSVLRRAALVQLVIDSAVVVGVVWLAGADPRGPLWVLLVLPILEASLRFGGRAAMLTLGAMAVDYVLRDLYSAARYDTVTFSPAVVVQRVGALAVIGITAGFMAAELAREAGRHRQARRLAERHSATLEVVAEAARKMTSLDRVSVLRSLRSSARQLGFDRVAVAHWNGAVWRAEVVAEGEADDDEMSSLSERIARDVARSARPLTLGPEQISKLVPGCGLAAAAAVPVRSEGEVAAVLVVGGVVSDEVLGALELMSAHAGVVLTHASAHAEIQRLQSELQHQAFHDALTGLPNRASFAARFQRRRDRRADDANGVAVLFMDLDGFKVINDTLGHAAGDELLSAVAVRIREALRPTDTVARLGGDEFVALLEKVTDVEGARAAAERVLEALEADFVLTKARVRLTASIGVAFREQLPDDVDELLRTADEAMYEAKREGKARVVVLDDPDASMAHTHLEAG, encoded by the coding sequence ATGGGTCTGCTGTCGAGCGGGGATGAAAGCCGCGGTTCTGCCGATCGGACGCTCGCTGTCGAGCGCCGCGATGCTTCGCTGGTACGCCGCGCCAGAGGTGTTGCTGCAATAGCTATCGCACTGTTGCTGGTGACCGCTCAGCTACCAGACGATCCCGCTCCCATCGTCGATCCGGCCGTCGTCGCGGTTCTGGTGGGCCTCGGGCTGATGCTGGTAAACGTTCTCGACCCGGCCAGGCGCGACGGCGTGCCGATGTCGGTGTTGCGGCGGGCCGCGTTGGTGCAACTGGTCATCGACTCGGCGGTTGTGGTCGGTGTGGTGTGGTTGGCCGGTGCCGATCCCAGAGGTCCGCTGTGGGTTCTGCTCGTGCTTCCGATCCTCGAGGCCTCGCTGCGATTCGGTGGTCGGGCGGCGATGTTGACGCTGGGGGCGATGGCGGTCGACTACGTATTGCGCGATCTCTATTCGGCCGCTCGCTACGACACGGTCACGTTCTCTCCCGCCGTTGTCGTGCAGCGTGTCGGGGCTTTGGCGGTCATCGGCATCACCGCTGGTTTCATGGCTGCAGAACTGGCCAGGGAGGCCGGCCGGCACCGCCAGGCACGTCGTTTGGCCGAGCGCCATTCGGCCACGCTCGAGGTGGTGGCCGAGGCAGCCCGCAAGATGACGTCGCTGGATCGGGTGTCTGTGCTGCGCAGTCTCAGGTCGTCGGCACGTCAGTTGGGGTTCGACCGCGTCGCCGTGGCGCACTGGAACGGTGCGGTCTGGCGGGCCGAGGTGGTTGCCGAAGGAGAGGCCGACGACGACGAGATGTCGAGCCTGTCGGAACGCATTGCCAGAGATGTGGCTCGCAGCGCCCGCCCTTTGACCCTCGGGCCAGAACAGATTTCCAAGCTGGTGCCCGGCTGTGGTCTGGCAGCGGCCGCAGCGGTTCCGGTCAGGTCCGAGGGCGAGGTTGCGGCCGTTCTGGTCGTCGGTGGCGTGGTGTCAGACGAGGTGCTGGGCGCGCTCGAGCTCATGTCGGCTCACGCCGGCGTGGTGCTGACCCATGCGTCTGCCCACGCCGAGATCCAACGCCTGCAGAGCGAGCTTCAGCACCAGGCGTTCCACGATGCGCTCACCGGGCTGCCCAACCGAGCCAGCTTCGCCGCCCGCTTTCAGCGCCGCCGCGACCGCAGGGCCGACGATGCCAACGGCGTGGCGGTGTTGTTCATGGACCTCGACGGTTTCAAGGTCATCAACGACACCCTCGGGCACGCCGCGGGTGACGAGTTGTTGTCTGCGGTTGCCGTTCGGATTCGTGAGGCGCTGCGGCCCACCGACACCGTTGCCCGCCTGGGCGGCGACGAGTTCGTTGCGCTTCTCGAGAAGGTCACCGATGTCGAGGGTGCTCGCGCGGCCGCCGAGCGGGTTCTCGAGGCGCTCGAGGCCGACTTCGTGCTGACGAAGGCCCGGGTGCGCCTCACAGCATCGATCGGCGTGGCCTTCCGTGAGCAGCTGCCCGACGATGTCGACGAGCTTCTGCGAACAGCCGACGAGGCCATGTATGAAGCCAAGCGCGAGGGCAAGGCGCGCGTTGTGGTGCTCGACGATCCAGATGCGTCGATGGCCCACACCCATCTCGAAGCGGGTTGA
- the valS gene encoding valine--tRNA ligase, with translation MTKMPDKPTLDGMEERWNEVWESAGTYRFDRSKTRDEIFAIDTPPPTVSGSLHVGHIFSYTHTDAVARYQRMAGREVFYPMGWDDNGLPTERRVQNYYGVSCDPSAPHDPDFKPPAKPGKQALPISRPNFVDLCHKLTLEDEQAFEHLWRTLGLSVDWSMTYATIDEVSQRTSQTAFLRNLERGDAYQAEAPTIWDVTFQTAVAQAEIEEKEQSGAYHKIPFQRADGQGPVVIETTRPELLPACVALVAHPDDERYQPLFGQTVITPLFGVEVEVRPHHLADPEKGSGIAMICTFGDTTDVTWWRELNLPTRSVIDRRGRLTHVEWGSPGWESTDVDAANANYGEIAGKTVKQAKGRIVELLQEQGILIGEPRPIEHMVKFFEKGDRPLEIVTSRQWYIRNGGRDAGLRAQLVERGNQLTWHPSYMRQRYESWVEGLNGDWLISRQRFFGVPIPVWYQVDQNGEVQYDKRLIPDAAALPIDPSTDVPDGYDEAQRGQPGGFVGDPDIMDTWATSSLTPQIAGRWIDDPDLFERVYPMDMRPQGHDIIRTWLFSTVVRSHSEHDQLPWKHAALSGWVLDPDRKKMSKSKGNVVTPLPLLEQFGADAVRYWAVNGRPGTDTAVDEGQMKVGRRLAIKILNVSKFVLGLAGDDAWAGQVTEPLDKSVLANLADVVQVATESFENFDYARAIERTEGFFWPFCDNYVELVKGRAYGAGSEQAVASARRTLVEALSTLQRMFAPHLAFVSEEVWSWWQEGSIHRAAWPSADQIRQLAADADPAVFEAASEVLGEIRRAKTEAKRSLRTEVESAIVRDTDSRLTLVSAASADLKEAGRIADLQFEQADEAGVVVTLAAED, from the coding sequence ATGACGAAGATGCCCGACAAGCCGACGCTCGATGGTATGGAAGAGCGCTGGAACGAGGTCTGGGAGTCCGCCGGGACGTACCGCTTCGACCGTTCCAAGACCCGAGACGAGATTTTCGCCATCGACACTCCGCCGCCGACGGTGAGCGGCTCGCTGCATGTCGGTCACATCTTCAGCTACACCCACACAGACGCCGTCGCCCGCTACCAGCGGATGGCAGGCCGAGAGGTGTTCTATCCGATGGGCTGGGACGACAACGGCCTGCCCACCGAGCGCCGCGTTCAGAACTATTACGGCGTCAGCTGCGACCCCTCGGCTCCCCACGACCCAGATTTCAAGCCTCCGGCCAAGCCCGGAAAGCAGGCACTGCCGATCTCCCGCCCGAACTTCGTCGATCTGTGCCACAAGCTGACCCTCGAAGACGAGCAGGCCTTCGAACACCTGTGGCGCACGCTGGGCCTGTCGGTCGACTGGTCGATGACATACGCGACCATCGACGAGGTCAGCCAGCGCACCAGCCAGACCGCGTTCCTGCGCAATCTCGAGCGCGGGGATGCCTACCAGGCCGAGGCCCCGACAATCTGGGACGTCACATTCCAAACCGCCGTCGCACAGGCCGAGATCGAAGAAAAGGAACAGTCGGGCGCCTATCACAAGATCCCGTTCCAGCGCGCCGACGGCCAGGGTCCGGTGGTCATCGAGACAACCCGCCCTGAACTGCTGCCCGCCTGTGTCGCCTTGGTCGCCCACCCCGACGACGAGCGCTATCAGCCCCTGTTCGGCCAGACGGTCATAACGCCACTGTTCGGCGTCGAGGTCGAGGTCAGGCCCCACCACCTGGCCGATCCCGAAAAGGGCTCTGGCATCGCGATGATCTGTACGTTCGGCGACACAACCGACGTCACCTGGTGGCGCGAGCTGAACCTTCCCACCCGTTCGGTCATCGATCGCCGTGGCCGGCTGACCCACGTCGAGTGGGGATCCCCGGGCTGGGAGTCGACCGACGTCGACGCCGCCAACGCCAACTATGGCGAGATCGCCGGAAAGACCGTCAAGCAGGCCAAGGGCCGCATCGTCGAACTGCTGCAAGAGCAGGGGATACTCATCGGCGAGCCCCGACCCATCGAGCACATGGTCAAGTTCTTCGAGAAGGGCGATCGACCGCTCGAGATCGTCACCAGCCGGCAGTGGTACATCCGCAACGGCGGCCGCGATGCGGGGCTGCGCGCCCAGCTGGTGGAACGCGGCAACCAGCTCACCTGGCACCCGTCGTACATGCGCCAGCGCTACGAGAGCTGGGTCGAGGGCCTCAACGGCGACTGGCTGATAAGCCGCCAGCGCTTCTTCGGAGTTCCGATTCCGGTGTGGTACCAGGTCGACCAGAACGGCGAGGTCCAGTACGACAAGCGGCTCATTCCCGATGCCGCAGCCCTGCCCATCGACCCGTCGACCGACGTGCCCGATGGCTATGACGAGGCACAACGGGGTCAACCCGGCGGCTTCGTCGGTGACCCCGACATCATGGACACCTGGGCCACGTCGTCGCTGACCCCCCAGATCGCCGGACGCTGGATCGACGATCCAGACCTCTTCGAACGCGTCTACCCGATGGACATGCGCCCGCAGGGCCACGACATCATTCGCACCTGGCTGTTCTCTACCGTGGTGCGTTCGCACAGCGAACACGACCAGCTGCCCTGGAAGCACGCCGCGCTGTCCGGCTGGGTCCTCGACCCTGACCGCAAGAAGATGTCGAAGTCGAAAGGCAACGTGGTCACACCGCTGCCGCTACTGGAACAGTTCGGCGCCGACGCCGTTCGCTACTGGGCCGTCAACGGCCGGCCCGGCACAGACACCGCTGTCGACGAGGGCCAGATGAAGGTCGGGCGTCGACTGGCGATCAAGATCTTGAACGTCTCGAAGTTTGTCCTGGGGCTGGCGGGCGACGACGCTTGGGCCGGTCAGGTGACCGAGCCGCTCGACAAATCGGTTCTCGCAAACCTGGCCGACGTGGTGCAGGTGGCAACCGAGTCGTTCGAGAACTTCGACTATGCCCGCGCCATCGAACGCACCGAGGGCTTCTTTTGGCCCTTCTGCGACAACTATGTCGAGCTGGTCAAGGGCCGCGCGTACGGGGCCGGATCCGAGCAGGCGGTGGCATCTGCCAGACGCACGCTGGTCGAGGCACTGTCGACCCTTCAGCGCATGTTCGCCCCCCACCTGGCCTTCGTCTCCGAGGAGGTCTGGTCGTGGTGGCAGGAGGGTTCCATCCACCGCGCAGCGTGGCCGTCGGCCGATCAGATTCGACAGCTCGCAGCCGACGCAGACCCTGCCGTGTTCGAGGCCGCATCCGAGGTTCTCGGCGAGATCAGGCGCGCCAAGACCGAGGCCAAGCGTTCACTTCGCACCGAGGTCGAATCTGCAATTGTGCGCGACACAGATTCGCGTTTGACTCTCGTCAGTGCGGCTTCTGCCGACCTGAAAGAGGCAGGCCGAATTGCCGACCTGCAGTTCGAACAAGCCGACGAAGCCGGGGTCGTGGTGACCCTCGCCGCCGAGGACTAG
- a CDS encoding L,D-transpeptidase: MDTTVTSRRNSTKRIVVAALAAALVVALFPTQPAAADDTFANLAVGGGDVHEFGSAAFQGSLADVDLAAPVVAMAAHPDGNGYWLLTKDGGVHSFGDAAHHGDPSDVTLAAPVVDIAPTPSGDGYWLVGSDGGVFAYGDARFHGSAGDIALAAPVKAITPTPDGGGYWLAASDGGVFAYGNAAFHGSAGNIALAAPVVDMLATAGGGGYWLFGGDGGVFAFGDAPFHGSATAHITGGVDLAGAAIATGGGGYYLAASNGAVFAFGTAVYEGGIGASAAEPVADIASTAGGYWLVTTLGSPYRDTPVPANSGSGRRIVYSNSDQRVWLIEADESITATYLISGRRDTPAPGHYEVFSKSRWATAGHDGITMEYMVRFAKGRRLAIGFHSIPTYSDGRPMQSEEQLGTYRSSGCVRQRLDQAQFLYNWAPVGTRVVVLP, encoded by the coding sequence ATGGACACGACCGTCACCTCGAGACGAAACAGCACCAAGCGCATAGTCGTCGCGGCGCTCGCGGCAGCCTTGGTGGTTGCGCTGTTCCCGACCCAGCCCGCAGCAGCCGACGACACGTTCGCCAACCTGGCTGTGGGCGGCGGAGATGTCCACGAGTTCGGTAGCGCTGCGTTTCAAGGGTCGCTGGCCGACGTAGACCTGGCAGCACCGGTGGTGGCCATGGCCGCACACCCGGACGGCAACGGCTACTGGTTGTTGACCAAGGACGGCGGGGTGCACTCGTTTGGCGACGCGGCGCACCACGGTGATCCGTCGGACGTGACGTTGGCAGCCCCTGTCGTCGACATCGCACCAACCCCCAGCGGTGATGGCTACTGGCTGGTCGGATCCGACGGAGGCGTCTTCGCCTACGGAGATGCCAGGTTCCACGGGTCGGCGGGCGACATCGCGCTGGCGGCGCCAGTCAAGGCAATCACCCCCACCCCAGATGGCGGCGGTTATTGGCTGGCCGCATCGGACGGAGGAGTCTTCGCCTACGGAAACGCCGCATTCCACGGATCGGCTGGCAACATCGCGCTGGCGGCTCCGGTGGTCGACATGCTCGCCACTGCAGGAGGCGGCGGATACTGGCTGTTCGGCGGCGACGGTGGGGTGTTCGCGTTCGGAGACGCACCATTCCACGGTTCGGCAACGGCGCACATCACCGGCGGCGTCGACCTCGCGGGCGCAGCGATCGCCACCGGCGGCGGTGGCTATTACCTCGCCGCGTCAAACGGGGCCGTGTTCGCTTTTGGAACGGCCGTGTACGAAGGCGGCATCGGCGCGTCCGCGGCCGAACCCGTCGCCGACATCGCATCGACCGCAGGCGGCTACTGGCTGGTCACGACACTCGGCAGCCCCTACCGAGACACCCCCGTTCCCGCCAACTCCGGATCTGGGCGCCGAATCGTGTACTCGAACTCAGACCAGCGGGTCTGGCTGATCGAGGCCGATGAATCGATAACTGCCACCTACCTGATCTCGGGCCGCAGGGACACGCCGGCTCCGGGCCACTATGAGGTCTTCTCGAAGTCGCGCTGGGCCACCGCCGGGCACGATGGGATAACGATGGAATACATGGTCCGCTTCGCCAAGGGGCGCAGGCTGGCCATCGGGTTCCACTCGATACCGACCTATTCCGACGGGCGCCCGATGCAATCCGAGGAGCAGTTGGGCACCTACCGGAGCAGCGGTTGTGTTCGTCAGCGCCTGGACCAGGCCCAGTTCCTCTACAACTGGGCTCCCGTAGGCACACGGGTCGTGGTCCTGCCCTAG
- a CDS encoding enoyl-CoA hydratase-related protein has protein sequence MDQATLYDVEAGVATITLNRPDNRNALSVELIDSLAGHLEDALADELVRVIMLTNTGGTFCAGADLSSSKPAGQPGSGRTFVDVFEMILDSPKPVIGRIAGHCMGGGVGLAASCDISVAIDSAKLGFTEVRLGVIPAIISVVCLPKMRQGDARELFLTGERISARRAAEVGIISRAVPDDELDAALAEIVGNVVKGAPKALGLAKSLVARVPTMERSAAFQTLAKESAELFAGEEAAEGIAAFRERRDAAWIPGN, from the coding sequence ATGGACCAAGCCACGCTGTATGACGTCGAGGCCGGCGTCGCCACCATCACGCTCAACCGTCCCGACAATCGCAATGCCCTCAGCGTCGAGCTGATCGATTCGCTGGCCGGACACCTCGAAGATGCTCTGGCAGACGAGCTGGTGAGGGTGATCATGCTGACCAACACCGGAGGCACGTTCTGCGCCGGCGCCGACCTGTCGTCTTCCAAGCCGGCCGGTCAGCCAGGTTCTGGGCGCACCTTCGTCGACGTGTTCGAGATGATCCTCGACTCACCTAAACCGGTGATCGGGCGCATCGCCGGTCACTGCATGGGCGGTGGCGTCGGGTTGGCTGCTTCGTGCGACATCTCCGTGGCGATCGACTCGGCAAAGCTCGGCTTCACCGAGGTGCGCCTTGGTGTCATTCCGGCGATCATCTCGGTGGTGTGCCTGCCCAAGATGCGCCAGGGCGACGCACGCGAACTGTTCTTGACGGGCGAGCGCATCAGCGCCAGGCGCGCCGCCGAGGTCGGCATCATCAGCCGGGCGGTCCCCGACGACGAGCTGGATGCCGCTCTCGCCGAGATCGTCGGCAACGTCGTGAAGGGTGCGCCGAAGGCTCTTGGCCTGGCCAAATCGCTGGTAGCGCGGGTGCCCACCATGGAGCGATCGGCGGCGTTCCAAACGCTCGCCAAGGAATCTGCCGAACTGTTCGCAGGCGAAGAGGCCGCAGAGGGCATCGCTGCATTCAGAGAGCGACGCGACGCGGCCTGGATACCTGGTAACTGA
- a CDS encoding DUF3048 domain-containing protein: MSFRIRALSLLGASSLLAVACSGGSSTSVDADAQAAAQTTTTVEIDPMPSASSSTTEATTTTAAEVLDTTSTTVPAGPFAPFTGLPVEEELTRPAVVIKIDNHPNARPQWGINNADIVYEEVVEGNITRFAAVFHSVDASPVGPVRSARTSDFDLLTDKNTPLFANSGGNPTVLSMLRSVDAVNVNVNALPNLYYRERSRRAPHNLMTSTADLISAKGSDGGTPPPMFQYRVDGESLPESAVEISGVDIAYGGHNVSYDWDPELGGWARTQNGTPHTDVDGVRVAPPNVVVQIISYGRSPADASSPEAILIGEGDAMILTDGHLIEARWSRPTKSDVAQFTTLDGQPVELTPGRTWVALPRVGQVTTR; this comes from the coding sequence TTGTCGTTTCGCATTCGCGCCCTTTCCCTTCTCGGCGCATCATCGCTCCTAGCCGTTGCCTGCAGCGGCGGCTCGTCGACCTCGGTCGATGCAGACGCCCAGGCCGCAGCCCAGACCACGACCACCGTCGAGATCGACCCGATGCCCAGCGCCAGCAGCTCGACGACCGAGGCGACGACCACCACCGCGGCCGAGGTTCTCGACACCACCAGCACCACCGTGCCCGCCGGGCCTTTCGCTCCGTTCACCGGGCTGCCGGTCGAAGAGGAGCTCACCAGGCCAGCCGTGGTGATCAAGATCGACAACCACCCCAACGCCAGGCCCCAGTGGGGCATCAACAACGCGGACATCGTGTACGAAGAGGTGGTCGAAGGAAACATCACCCGCTTCGCAGCCGTCTTCCACAGCGTCGACGCGTCGCCGGTGGGGCCTGTGCGCTCGGCGCGAACCTCCGACTTCGATCTGCTGACCGACAAGAACACGCCTCTGTTTGCCAACTCCGGCGGCAATCCCACCGTGCTCAGCATGTTGCGCTCGGTCGACGCGGTGAACGTCAACGTCAACGCGCTTCCCAACCTGTACTACCGCGAGCGCTCCAGGCGAGCGCCCCACAACCTGATGACCTCGACCGCCGACCTGATCTCGGCGAAGGGATCAGACGGCGGCACGCCGCCGCCCATGTTCCAGTACCGCGTCGACGGCGAGTCTCTGCCCGAATCCGCAGTCGAGATCAGCGGTGTGGACATCGCGTATGGGGGACACAACGTCTCCTACGACTGGGATCCCGAGCTGGGTGGTTGGGCCCGAACCCAGAACGGAACGCCACACACCGATGTCGACGGAGTGCGCGTCGCCCCGCCGAACGTCGTGGTCCAGATCATCTCTTATGGTCGTTCGCCCGCCGATGCCTCGTCGCCCGAGGCGATCTTGATCGGCGAAGGCGACGCGATGATCCTCACCGATGGCCACCTCATCGAGGCCAGGTGGTCGAGGCCCACCAAGTCCGACGTGGCCCAGTTCACCACCCTCGATGGGCAACCGGTCGAGTTGACCCCTGGCCGCACCTGGGTGGCCCTGCCACGCGTCGGTCAGGTGACGACCCGCTAG
- a CDS encoding enoyl-CoA hydratase produces MAGTVRLSIDGPKATITLDHPERHNAISRNMWAEMRDAAETIASNPDIRVAVLRGAGERAFASGADISQFSEHRSDGNANTAYDDTTGAATAALASLPIPVIAAIHGYCLGGGLAVALTTDIRISADDGQFAIPAARLGVGYNAPGIAGLISLVGPSNAKEILFTASRFNAPQALDMGLVNEVVAKDQLEARVDELASSIAQNAPLTIAAVKLAVRELTKPESQRDMATVKEAVHRCFESDDYKEGVAAFTEKRPPVFRGR; encoded by the coding sequence ATGGCAGGAACCGTACGACTGAGCATCGATGGGCCGAAGGCAACCATCACCCTCGACCACCCCGAGCGCCACAACGCCATCAGCCGCAACATGTGGGCAGAGATGCGCGACGCGGCCGAGACCATCGCCTCGAATCCCGACATCAGGGTCGCGGTGCTGAGGGGTGCCGGCGAGCGCGCGTTTGCGTCGGGTGCCGACATCTCGCAGTTCTCCGAACACCGCTCGGATGGCAACGCCAACACGGCCTACGACGACACCACCGGAGCGGCGACGGCCGCACTTGCATCGCTTCCCATCCCGGTGATCGCCGCCATTCACGGCTATTGCCTGGGCGGAGGTCTGGCTGTTGCGCTGACCACAGATATCCGGATATCTGCTGACGACGGCCAGTTCGCAATTCCGGCAGCACGGCTGGGTGTTGGTTACAACGCTCCTGGCATCGCAGGGCTGATCTCGTTGGTCGGGCCGTCGAATGCCAAGGAGATCTTGTTCACCGCATCGAGGTTCAACGCGCCGCAGGCGCTCGACATGGGCCTGGTAAACGAGGTGGTGGCCAAGGATCAGCTGGAAGCCAGAGTCGATGAGCTGGCGTCGAGCATCGCCCAGAACGCACCCCTGACCATCGCGGCTGTGAAGCTGGCGGTTCGCGAGCTGACCAAGCCCGAGTCGCAGCGAGACATGGCCACGGTCAAAGAGGCTGTGCACCGCTGTTTCGAGAGCGACGACTACAAGGAGGGCGTGGCAGCCTTCACCGAGAAGCGTCCACCCGTTTTTCGGGGCCGCTAG
- the rsgA gene encoding ribosome small subunit-dependent GTPase A encodes MQSESPRLSILGWDESHREQLEAPGPGRVLARVATEHRGYYDLFGLEPDPLVVADNAVVSPAFRRGATGPLDFPSVGDWVTVSPAAGAEGADVIETVLSRRSLFVRRAPGREPRPQAVGANIDHVLIVTGLDGDLSERRLERYLAVAYGGHAQPSIVLSKADRAGHSDDIADALVAIDRVAPGVRVIVTSSVSRRGVDELADLAADNSTVALVGSSGVGKSSLVNALVGEQLQLVQETRQDGRGRHTTVRRDLIPMASGGLLLDTPGMREVQLWDDSGLDQAFPEIAEAAADCRFGDCAHSGEPGCAVAAAVDTGLISAARLASYRQLEAEVEALHDELEERRRNRGEGRRER; translated from the coding sequence GTGCAGTCGGAGAGCCCTCGCCTGAGCATCCTGGGATGGGACGAGTCTCACCGCGAACAGCTGGAGGCGCCGGGCCCGGGGCGAGTGCTGGCGCGGGTTGCCACCGAACACCGGGGCTATTACGACCTCTTCGGCCTCGAGCCCGACCCCTTGGTGGTCGCTGACAATGCCGTCGTTTCTCCGGCGTTTCGCCGTGGGGCGACCGGGCCTCTCGATTTTCCGAGCGTTGGCGACTGGGTCACCGTTTCACCCGCCGCGGGCGCCGAAGGTGCCGACGTCATCGAGACCGTCTTGTCGCGGCGGTCTTTGTTCGTTCGGCGTGCGCCGGGACGCGAGCCCCGCCCCCAGGCCGTTGGCGCAAACATCGACCATGTGCTCATCGTCACCGGGTTGGACGGAGACCTCAGCGAACGGCGCCTCGAGCGTTACTTGGCCGTCGCTTATGGAGGTCATGCCCAGCCCAGCATCGTCTTGTCCAAGGCCGATCGCGCCGGGCATAGCGACGACATAGCGGACGCTCTCGTAGCCATAGACAGGGTGGCTCCAGGCGTTCGGGTCATCGTGACCTCCAGTGTCAGCCGACGCGGCGTCGACGAACTCGCCGACCTCGCGGCCGACAACTCCACCGTGGCACTGGTTGGCTCATCAGGCGTCGGCAAATCGAGCCTGGTCAACGCACTGGTGGGCGAGCAGCTGCAGTTGGTCCAAGAAACCCGCCAGGACGGTCGCGGCAGGCACACCACCGTTCGGCGAGATCTGATCCCCATGGCCAGCGGTGGCCTGTTGTTGGACACGCCGGGCATGCGCGAGGTCCAGCTCTGGGACGACAGCGGTCTGGATCAGGCATTTCCCGAGATCGCCGAAGCAGCGGCCGATTGCCGTTTCGGCGACTGTGCCCATTCTGGTGAGCCAGGCTGCGCGGTGGCGGCCGCAGTCGACACTGGTCTGATCTCAGCAGCTCGCCTGGCCAGCTATCGCCAACTGGAGGCCGAGGTCGAGGCTCTGCACGACGAACTCGAAGAGCGCAGGCGAAACCGGGGGGAAGGGCGCCGCGAACGTTGA